DNA from Rubripirellula lacrimiformis:
CGATATTGCTATAGAACCAATAATGCGGGTCGTCGGCGTCGTAGTTCGATCGCCAGAATTGGCGACAGTGGGATCCGTGTCCCAGGAATGTCTGGTGCAGCCCAACGACGTGAACATGATCGTGTCGGTCGGCAACTTCGCGAATGACATCGTTGTACTTGGCATGGATGTCCAATCCGTCCGGCCATGGCGGCAAGAAAATGCTGGGGGCATCACCGACGCCATCGGTCGGGTCATAGATATCAGCCAGAAAGATCTCGCATCCGGCCGGAAACTTTTCGGTGATACCAACCATCATCGTTTCCAGCCGTGTGCGGAAACTTTTGATCCAAGACTCGGCCTGCTCGGTTGTCGCCCCGTACATGGCACCTTCCGCAGGCGGCCGGCGACCATAGCTGTGGATCAGGTCATTGCCACCGGTGGTCATCACGACCAATCCGAAAGTGTCGCCGGAGTGTGTGGGCAATTGGTTGGCGATCACGTCGGCGTGGTCCAGAGATGTGGATCCCGAGACGGCAAAGTTTTCAGCACTCAGGTTAGGCAGGACTGACGACAACGATTTGCCGACCATGTCCTGATATTCGTCCGGCGGATTGGTACGCAGCCGCTGAAAGAACGTGTGGCTGGTGTTCTTAGCGCCCAGGCCTCTTGTGATGCTGTCGCCAATCCCGACCAGTTTTATCGAACGCTCGGTCCACGGGGCATCGAATTCAGCGGCATCGACGCTGGGGCCGGCCGGGCCCGAGCCGATCGGGCGACGAAAGGTCAGTTCGATATAGACCGGCACGCCGACGATGAACATCACGCCGGCTAGCAGCATCAGTCGCCGACGCAGACTCGGTCGGGGTTTCTTGACTGTCGGTGCATCGGATTCTAAATCAGGCATCACGCTGGCCAACAAACGGGGCAATCGAAACAAAGTGCCGTACGGATCGTCGACGTCCAGTTTAGCCCAGACGGCGGTGGGTTTCCGTCAGACCGACCGAGTACAAAGAGACCGCTGCGTTTTAGCGAAACCCTGTTCGATGCAATCGACGTCGCCAGATGCCGCGTGTTCGTTCACGCTCGCTAAAACGAAAGGGGAACAGTGATTCCGGACGCGTCGCCTAGGGCGCCGAAGGACCGGGGCGAGAATCGTGTGGAACGATACCGCATCAAACGTCGGCGCACTTCGGCGTGCGATTCATGATTGGCGATGCTGCCGAAACCCGAATCGCTGTGCTGGGTTGCTGATTCGCGGTGGCAGCGGTACCGGACCAGAACTTCGTTGGAAACGATGATCGACGCACCGCCGTAGTGGGCGCGCAATTGAAAATCCGTATCGACGCCAGTTCGATTCCGTTTCCCTTCGCCAAAATCACCGTAACCGCCCAGTCGACGAAACGCCTCGGTGCGGACCACCAGCGTTGGGTTCTCTAGAAAGTAACCGCTGGCATCGTGGCGAGGATATCGCGATGTGCGCAGGTAGCGTGTTCGGCCTTTCGAATCGGTGTTGGTCTTGTTCGATGCGCCGATGACGATCGTAGGGTCGCCAAACAGTTCGGTGGCGGATCCGACCATGTCGGCTTGCGCCAAAGTCAGCAGTCGACAGCTTTTCGCAATTCGCTCGGGCAGACTGATGTCGTCGGCATCCTGAACGGCGATGAATTCGGCGTCGGAGTTTGCGGCGATGTTATTGAACGTCGCAAAGGGGCCGAGGTTACGAGAGTTTCGATAGAACCGGATGTTGGGATAGTCGCTGAGGCTGCGAAAGAAATCGTTCGTTGATCCTTGGCTATCGTCATCGACCAGATGGATGGTGATTTCGGCACCAGTTTGACGCAGCAGGCCAACCACCGATTCAGTGACATAGTCCAGCGAATCACGAAACGGCAGCACGACGTCGCAGCGATGACGAGGCTGCAGCTGGGGAACCGCATTGCGATGGATGGTGGCAAGTTGGGGGCCATCGCTGTCGCGAAGTCCCAAACTGGTCCGGTCCGTACTCTTTTCGCCCGGATCCATCACTCGATCCTCGGCCGAAAATCGAGCGATCAGTTCCAGGTCGGCGCGAGGGTGGTAGCGGTCCAGCCCGCCGCTTTCCAACAGCGAGAATCTGCGGACGACCACGCAGCATTCGTCTTCGGTCGTTTCCGTCAGCAGTTCGCCGCCATGTTCCTGCATCCGCGAAATGAGTGCCGTCAAATCGCGTGGGTAGCGGCCGGTCAGGGTATCCGCAAAGGCGACGTAGTTGCACTTCAACGAAGGCAGCAGCTGGTCGATCTGTTGCCAGGGCGCGGCGGAGGTTTCGGCCGGATGCTGTTTCACCCGCCAATGATGATCGAAGTCAGAGAGCCGATCGAGCGTGGCGCTCGGGCCCACCAAGTGGATCCAAGACTGCACGTCGGATTGATCGAGGATGCCGTGGACCGTGGCTGCGATGTCAGCATTCGAATCTTGCTGGCTGCAGACTAGGATGACGTCGCAGGTCATCGTCGTTGGGACAACGCGGTCGAAGCCTTCGTTTTCGATTGCCTTGGCGGCCCAGTGCTTTAGCAGTCCCGCCGGTTGGTTGGTTTCGGCGGTTGGGAAGTCGATTTCGCATGCGGATAGGACAAGCGAAGCGATGACCGGGTTGGACTCGGGGGCAGAAAGTGGTGACCGACGGACGCAGATCTCACAGGCGGATTGATCCACCTGGCATGCAGCCGCCGATGCACCGGTCAACCGGCGAACGAAGTCGCAGGTCGCTGATTCCGATTGCCCGTGTCGACGAACGTCGATTCGAAACGGGCATCTTTCGACGGCATTGTTCAAGCCAGGGCCGGTTCAACACACGGGGTGGCGCGTAGTTGGCCTTTGAACTTTCCAGCGACGCTAGGACACTCTCCCGCGACCCCGCCATTTTCTGCACGCAAAAACTTCAGTTCCCAACCACTGCCATCGTATTCCCAGATCGCAGTCCCCATTGGGGCGGCGCGATTTCCGCTACTGCCCAGAATGATCTCTCGGTTTGTATCCCACATCGGTCGGCCTCGTTGAATGAAATGAAAATCGTGTCATGGCCCCTGCTTGGGTGATGGTACGCTGGCCGGATGGGCGGTGCAACGTTCATGACAGAGCTTCTGCGAATATCAGCCACGGTTTTTTGTCGTGGCGACCACACAACCGATCGGCCGTGTCTAAGGAATTGACCGGGCAACACGGAAACCGATCGAGTAGTAGCGAATCCCGGGGGCCGAGTCACCCTCGCGCAACAACCGCACCACGCGTTCCAAACTCGCGTCCCATTCAGGGCCGCGAAGTCCGAATCCTTTCTGGTCATTGGTCGGGCCGACGCACCATTCGCTGACATTGCCAACCATGTCGAATAGTCCGTTTCGATTTGGTTTTTGGCCGGCGACCACCTGGGCATGTTGTAGGTTCAGATCGTCGACTCGGGCATATTCATTGGCCAGTTCATAATCGTGCCCATAGTCGAAACGAGTCTTGGCGTCACCGAAATAGGCGGTCTCCCATTCGTCTGCGGTCGGCAAACGATAGCCTTTGCGCGAACGGTAGTCGTCGTACAGCAAGACGGTTTCTTGCTCCTCTTTGGTTGGCGGGTGGCATTGATCCTCTTCACCCATCCCTGCTTCGGTCGTTAGCCATCGGCAGTAATCCGCAGCGTCGAACCACCTTGCCTGGATCATCGGGCAATTGGGGTCCGGAGCCATCGTCGGGTTCACATGGTCCGGATGACGCCACAATTTGAACTGTTCCAGCGTGACTTCGGTCATCGAGATTTCGAACGGATGGTCCCCGTTATCGATGCGGATCATGGTCTGCCCCTTCGGATTGATCGACCAACGCAACGATTCATCTTTGGGCTGTTCGGCAATGCGAAGTTCTTGTTCTTTGATCCAATCCCTTGCGGTCTGGCCATCGTCTAATCGCGTCAGCAACCAGCGCGATGTTGAATGTTGTTCTGGATCCGCGGCCGACAGGAAGGTTTCGCGTGCAAGTTTTCTGCAGCGGTTGATGAGGTCAGCATCCGGTAGGTCGATGTTTCCCTTGGGCAGCGATTCGCCTTGATGGTCGGCCGACCAAGCCGAAGTTCCCAGCATTTGCAGGAGCGCCGTCTGCACATGGACGTCGTCCTGTTGATCATACAATTTCAGAATCGCCGCTGGAGAAACACCCATTTTGACCGCCCGGTGAATGATACCGCTGCGTGTGTTGGCGTGATCGCTTTGGCGAAGCAGCGGCAAACAGGGTTCAATGATCCCGAGTCGGCATAGGTAGGCGGCCGCGTTGGATTGGCGGTTGGATGCCGCCTGCCAACTTCGTGGTGTCGAATCTGGATGGATCGGTGTGTCGATCACGGCCCGCATTCGGGGTTCCAGCAAAGTGGCTGAATAGCGATCAACCAGCGGCAGGAAAGATTCGACTTGGTTGGTGTTGGCATCCAAGAAAAGGTCGACCAACGCGTCGCAGTCATCGGCGACCAAATCCTGCAGCATGTTCAGAGATTCTTGTCGCGTTTGACTCGGTTTGTCCTGGCGATAGATTTTCGCTAACTCGGGGACCGCAACATTGCTGGCGCTGGCCAACGCCGAAACCACCGCGTTGTAGTCTCGTGGTTGCTCGATCGCATGACGAATCGACTGTTCAATATAGAAAGTCTGTATCGGCTGCCATCGCTCACGCGACTTAGGACCGATGGGCGGGTCCAAAGTCGCTAGCGCCATTGCCGAACGTAGTCGTTGCAAATCGGGTTGGCTTTCGTCGCCCAGGAATTGCCAAAGCTGTTCGTTGATCTCGGAAAGCTTGGGATTCTGTTGCAACTCACTTCTCAAGAACGACAATTGCTGAATGTCGATCGAACGAATATGGTCTTTCAGTTCGTCAAGTGTTTCTTGATCATCGGGATGATGCCGAAGAAGCGCAGCCCGGGCGTGCAGTCCCTCGTTCGTGTCGACCGGCGAATCCTCGGCGATTCTTTCCAACGCCGGCGTGCTGTAGCGCTGGTAGTCCTGCAGGCTGTTTAGGATCTCCGGTGCATTGGTCGTATCGGCGGTCGCCAATTGTTCGACCAAAGCATTTGCCTTGGCGTTGCCATAGGCTTCAAAACCGACCAGCCCAGCGATCGCCGCTGCCAGACAAAACGCGGTCGATCCGATGGTGTGGCGTCGGGTCGAAACGGCCATCATCCGCTGTTCATTCGCGGTTCGATGCGACTTCGAGGTCAGGAACAAGTACGACATCCATTCCCACCAATTGGGAAGGTTGCGTTTTTCGGGGCGAGAAATCCAAACGTCCGTTTGATTCGATAGCCGTTGGGCTGCGCGTCCCTGGATCGTTTGCTGCTGACGCCGTTCCAGCCAGCGCCGAACTGCTGGCACCAAAAAGTCATGCGTCAGTTGGTAGTAGCGTTCTTTCGATGATTGATCGTCGATCGAGTCGCCTAGCGGGTCGGTCGGTGTGATCAGTCGCAGATCGCCATCAAGGATCGAGATGACTTGGTCAAAGTTGCGCGACTCCGATGAGTGTCCGGTCACCGAACGTAGATCGGATTCGGAACGCATGGCTCCTTTGATGTTCGTCCCTGCCTCGGGCAAGAGGGCCATCAAAATGGACTCCGCCGCACCCAAATGGGCTCGGATCCCGGGGGCTGCTGATTCGCCAAGGGATTCTTCTAGGAATCGAATCCCGACGCCTTCGGTGCCTCCCATTTGGGTCAGCGTTTTGAGGTCCCAATCACGACTCTTCATGATTTCGGCAAAGGTGGCCAACTGAACGGGGACGATTTTTTCTTTCTCTGCCAGCCCGTCGATCGCTTTGTCCAAAAACGCTTTTTGGCTGGACGTCAGATCTTCCAGTCGAGCGGGCAATCGTGAGTAGCCACATCCGTATTCGGCCAAGACTCGCCGTGCATGCCGACGGTCAAACAAATCGACCATCGCTAGGTTGTGTCGTCGCACGAGGTCGATTTCCAACTGGTCGGCCAGTCGGCTAACGCCAATCCAGTAGTCATCGCGGACCAGCAAGATGCACTGCAGATTGTTTCCGTCGCACTGACGAAGCGCCAGCATCAGTTCGGCCCGTTCTTCGTCGCCCCGCGCGTGCAGCCATTGTTCAAACTGGTCCAAAATGATCAGTACTTTTTGGCGATCGGTGTGGGAGTCATCGCGGCGGAGCCACGAAAGACTGGCGACTAGATCCAAGTCCGTCGGCATCTCGGCACAGCGAATTCGCAGCATGCGAAGCAGTTGTTGTTCGGTCCGGTCTCCCGAGCATTCGATCATCACGGTGGTGACTGATCGAACCAGGATCGGCAATAGGCCCGCCTGGACGAACGACGATTTTCCCGATCCTGATGTTCCGTAGATCACACCAACACGGAAACTTTCGGCGGGATCCGTCGATTCGATTCGGCGACGCCAAAACTGGATGCTGTCGGGTACGCCATCGCGGCCGTAGGGGCCTGGCAACAGTTTGTGGAAAAATGCTGCGTCTTCGAATTCAAACGAACGAAGGCCCCGTGGAACGATGCCGACGAATGCGTCGAAGGTCGACGTGGATGATTCGCCCGGGCGAATCTCTGCCCGATCAGGGGTCACGGACGAAAGAGAATCCGTGTTGGACTGGTGCTGGATGAAGTGTTCGAGATCGTTGGCGAAATCCTGCGCGATCAGATAGCGTTCGGTGGCCCGCTTGGACAACAAACGCAGACACATGCGTTCGAGTTCTTTGGGAATGTTTGGATTGCGTTGACGCAGCGGTTTCGGATCGGCATGGCAAATCAGGTCGATGACTTGTTGCGCTTCGCTGGCAACGAAGGGGCGTCTGCCGGTCAAGATTTCGTACATCACCACGCCCAGGCTGTACAGGTCGCTGCGGCCATCCACCAAGTGGCTTTCACCGCGCGCTTGCTCGGGACTCATGTACGAAATCGTGCCGACCCGCCCGACGTATCCTTCCCACCGATCTTCCCGCAGCGCCAAACCGAAATCGTTGACAAAGCACTGTTCATCCCGGTCGATCAATAGGTTTGCCGGTTTGATATCACGATGAACCACGCCGGCGCTGTGGATGCCGGCCAACGTTTCGGTAACCGATTTGATCAATGCGATCGATTCGGTGATCGACAGTGGTGATCGTTTGATCCGTTCGGAAAGCGTTTCCCCGTTGATGTACTTGGTGACGACGTACAGTTGTCCATCGGTGTTGCTGACGTCATAGATCGGCACCACGTTGGGATGGTCCAAACTGGCCAGGGTCCGGGCCTCGGCCATGAATCGGATCACATCAATTTCACGTCGCGACCGGTGCGCGTGGATGACTTTGATGGCGACTTTGCGTTCCAGGCTATTGTCGATCGCCAGGTAGACTCGCGCGAATCCACCAGCCCCCAGTTCTTCGATGATCGTGTATCGGTTGGCGGGGCCGAAGTTCTTCTCTAGCCCGTTGGTCTCGAAACTGGACGACCCATCATTGGCGACCCCATCGGGACCGATGGATCGTGTTTGGGAATGTTGACGCAGCAGATGGTCGCCATCCAGATCGCTATCGGGAGGCGCTTCGGTGTCGGCCGACGTCGCGTTCACTTGCGTTGGTTCTTCGGCATCCGAACCGACGCTCATTTTGGGGCGCTCGCTAAGTCCGGAGACAAAGGACGGGTCGGTGGGATCGGAAGCATCATCGGGTGCAGGCATGATGCGGCTATTGTATCCGAGTTCAAAAGGCTAGATCGCGTGCGGGCATCCGATGCTCCGGCATTTGCTGTTCGTCGTTCGCGTACGACATCCATTACTGTACAGAAGGCACTCTGCGGATTGGTGTCGTGCCCCCCGGCAAGGTAGAGTCTAGCTGCTGAGAGTTCTACCACTCAATGACCAGTGCAGCACACCACTGCAGCCACCCGACTTGCCGACCGTTCCATGGCAGCCCAACGTTCCGCGTCAGCCTAGGCCGTTGGATGGGGGGATGCCCAAAAGTGGGTGTCGTGCTGTGGATTCTATTGCAATCCTTCGGTCGTTGGGCAACCGGATCGTGGTTTTGGGTGGAATGGTTCAGGCACCGACGGACCACCCAATCCGAAGTGGTCAACATTCACCTAGCGGAATCGTAGCTCATGCCAAGTTTGTCTCCCCTGTTTGCGTTGATCATTGGGATCGATGACTGGCTTTGGCCGAAGATGCCTGGGTTGCGAGGCTGTGTGAACGACGTCGAACTGATGCGCCGGGTGTTGCAGGATCGTTTTGGCGTTCCCGATGAAAACGTTCTGACGTTGACCAATCAGGCGGCCACTCGCGACGCCATCACGAATGCCTTTCGAACACAGTTCATTGATCGTGCGAAGCAGTGGCGGCAATCGGGCGGCAAGGATCCTGAGCCGGCGTTTGTGTTTCACTATTCTGGTCATGGCAGCCGAGCACGTGATGCCTCCGGCACCCAACCCGATGGTTTGGACGAAACCATTGTTCCCTACGACAGTCGGGTCGGTGACGTCTATGACATCAAGGACTGGGAACTGGCTCAGTGGCTAGGTGAACTGACGTCCTATACCGAGAACGTCACGATCATTCTGGACTGCTGTCATTCGGGCAGCGGCACCCGCAGCATTGATTCGCTGGGAACACGCCGGTTGGGGCCCGTCGATTTGCGGAACCAGCCACAAATTCGCCCCCCCGGCCAGACCGGTTTGCCGGTTGGCCCCGGTCATGATTGGAACGCCCATCGTTTGAAGGGCGCGAATTGGAACAGCGGGAATCAGATTGACTTGAATTCCACCGCAACCCGTAGCGCCCACGATGACCAGGATTCGGTCTCGGGAAATTGCAAGTACGTGTTGTTGGCGGCCTGCCGAAACTTCGAATTCGCCGAAGAGTACACGATCAACGTTTCGCCGCCGGTCGACTGCGATGTCCCAGCATCGACCACCGAAACCGATTCGCCGACGGCGACCAAGAATGCAGGGAACGCCGAACCCGCAGCGGATGCGAACTCGCTCGCCAAGGCTGTCAAAAAGCACGGGGCGTTCACCTGGTTCTTAGCCAAAGAATTGATGAGCCTTTCGGATGGTCAAACGACCACCTATCGCGATTTGCAGCAGCGCGTGCAGTATGAAGTTCTCAATCGCTATCCAAGTCAATCGCCGCAATGCGAAGGGGATCGTGATCGAATCCTGTTCGGCGGCGTCAGGCCGCGACGTGATACGTCGTTGTTGATCAGCCGAGTGGATCAGGATCGCGTTTGGGTCGACGGGGGGGCGGTGCATGGATTGGTGGTCGGGCAATCGATGGATGTGTATTCGCCCGATGCAAAGACATTCGCCAACAGCGTCCCCATCGGTCGTCTGCGCGTGATCAATGTGGGATCGGTTCACAGTGTCTGTAGGGTCGAAACCGGTGAAGCCGTCTTGCACGGCCGCGTCCCCATGCCCATTCCTAGCAGTTCGCCACGCCGGCATCAGGTTGCTGTCGCGGTCTCTGATTCGGCAGTCCGGGCGGCGTTGATCCGGCGACTGGGGGCAAACGATATTGATCCCTACATCGAGGTTGCACAGTCGGTCGACCAGCTGCCCAATTCCCATCACACAGACGGCGCCGATTTCTGTATCGTCGAATCGGGATCGCAATTGCAGCTGCGAGGTGCCGACGGTCGATCGCTAGTGGAACCAAGTGACATCGCCGACGTATCCAAGGTCGTCCAAAACCTGGCTGCGATCTGCCGATTCAACAACGCCCTGGGCCTATCGAATGCATCGCCCGATTCGGCGCTGGATGGCAAAATATCGGTGCAGTTCTTTCTCGCTGGCGAAGCCGACCCCGCCAGCGACGACAAACGGCGACGTGTTCGATCAGTGCGACCGGTGCCAACCACGGCCGAGGGACTGCCGATCGTGGAAATCGATACACCCATCGCGATCGAGGTGGTCAACCACAGTGATCAGCCGGTGTTCGTCGAAGCGATCAGTTTCGGACACGACTACGCCATCATTCCGTTGACTGCCGAATTAACGGCACCCGGGAATCGCAAACGCGTCGGGCCGGGATCCGCGTTATGGTTTGGCCGCGATATGTCGGACCTCGAGATTGTGTTTATGTTGCCTCAGGATGCGGACCAGGCCAACTGCTTTGTCGAGGTTCGTGAATCCTTGAAGGTCATCGCCACGGTCGAGGAAACCGACTTTGACGTGCTGAAACAGGATGGGTTGGCAATCCCAACGAATACGGCGACACGCTCTAGCATGGCGCCCGGTTCGGCACTGGACCACCTATTGAATCAGGCGATGGCGGGTTCACGGGCGCTGGGAGCTCGCAGGAAACAAGACGCCACCAGCGACTGGACAGCCGTGGTCCAGCAGTATGTGGTCGCCAAGCCGGATTCGCAGTGCGCCCAGACATTGGCAGGCGGCAGCAGCGTTTGGATCGACGCCTACGACACGTCCGTTACCGCGCCCGAGGGATTCGATTGCCAGGTGCAGGTGGTGTCCAGCCACTCGGCGGCTCGTTCGGTCCACGATGATCCCGCGCAGCACAACGGCGCCGGCCAGGACGCAATGCCCAGCCAGCGACGGGATCGACCCAGCGGTCCGCTGTGGGAATCCGGTGCGCTGCGACCGTTCGCCTTTGCCGCCAAACGATGCGCAACCCCGGTCGGTGATGCGATTGAAATCACGGCGGATCCGGATGCGATGGAATTGATCTCGGATGATCGACCGATTCAGATTTCCATCGCCGGATCCAGTGGTGTCGACCAGCCTGTTGCCGGCCAAGCGACGCAAGGCCGTGGACGATGGATGGCGATCGCGTGGGACGCGGGCTGTGCTTACCCGGTCGGACAGGGAGATTCGCTGGCCGACATTTCGGTGTCTTGGTTGCCGCCCGCCGCGAATGGGGAACCGGCTGGGGATCACGAACCGGTGCAAGCGGTCCGGCGTGGTCTGCTAAGAACGATCCGCTTGTATCTGTATCAGGTTTGCGACTGGGAATCGCCCGAGCTGGGGCTGCATGCGGTTCGCTTGGTCCCCGCCGACGACGTTGGAACAGATCGGCTGCTGCGTGGTGAACGCACGGTCGATTCACCGCATGGGCAACTTCGGTACCGGACTTGGACGGCCGCTGACAATCCGAACGCTGGCCCCAGCGATGGTCGACGGGTCTTGTTGGTCGTCCATGGTTTCTCGTCATCCAGTCAGGCGGCGCTGGACGATCTTCAGGAAATCGTTGGCGACGAAATGTCGGACTACGAAGTTGTGTTGGTTTTCGATTTCGAAACATTTCATACGCCGATTGCCGAGTCGGCCAAGCAGTTGGCCAAGGCCTTGGTGGATGCCGGGATCGCTGCCGATGACGGAATGAAGTTGGACGTGTTGGCGACGGGGATGGGAGCGATCTTGGCCCGGTCGTTGATCGAGCAGTTTGGTGGCCACGCGTGGGTGGATCGTTGTTTTCTAGCGGGAGTCCCCAATGATGGGACGGCGCTGATGAAGGCAAAGTCAGCATTGCCTTGGATCGGCACCGCGATCTTGAACTTGGGCGGGCCCCATCCAGCCGCGTTGTTCTTCAGCGCGGCACTGAAAAAATTGGAAAGTGACGCAGCCGCGCTGGCTGACTTGGTTCCAGGTTCCGGATTTTTGCGAGGTCTCGAAGCCGCCGCCGGTGCGGTCGATCCAAAGTTGCCCTACGAAGTGATCGCCGGACTGTATCAAGTGGCAGATCCCAATCAGGCATCCGCCGACGACTGGTCCAGTCGATGGATCGCGGCCGGGCTTGTCGGGGTCGGTCTCGGCGCTCGGGTCTTGTTTGCCGATGGCCACGACTTGATAGTCAACTCGTCCAGTGTCACGTCAGTGCCGGTGAAAGATCTTCGGATCCATACCGTGGATTGTCACCATTTTGCTTACTTTCGATCGGATGCTGTTGGACAAGTCCTTTCCCAATGGATGGATAGAACATGAACCGATCGACCCGACCTATCGTGTTGTTGGCGTTTGCCGATCCCCGCCGCGATCTTGATAACCTCAAGAAGGAATCCAGCGGTATACGTGACTTGTTTTGGCGGTTCGATGATGTTGTGGAGGTGATCATTTTGGACCACCCCACGCTGATGCAGATCACGCAAACTTTTCAACGATATCGAAATCGCATCGTCGCGTTCCACTACGGGGGGCACGCCAACGGAATGGAACTGCTGTTGGAAGACGTTCAGGGCGATACCCAAGTGGCTGGTGCATTGGGGTTCGCCCAGTTGTTGGGGCATCAGTCGGGTTTGAAGCTTGTCTTTTTGAATGGGTGTTCCACCGAGGGGCAGGCCGAAGGATTGCGGGCGGCCGATGTACCCTGCGTGATCGCGACCAGTCGTGCGATCAACGACGAAGTGGCGACTCAGTTTGCGATCGTGTTTTATGGCGCACTGGCCAGCGGCGCCGACATCCAAGCCGCCTTTGGCGAAGCGTCGGCGACCACGCAAAGTGCACATGGGGATCAAACACGCGGGTTGTACGCTCGCAAATTTCTGGATCAACAGCCGGCGGGCATCGTATTGCCCTTGCCTTGGAATCTGCACTCGCACCAAGACCGAATCAACGATTGGACTTTTGACCTGGAATCGCGACGACGCCGGCGCGGCGCCAAAGGTGACACCGCTGCCGAAACGGCGATGGTTCGCCATCTGCAAACCCTGTTGGATCGTGTCAAACAGTTCTGGGTCACGGGTTTGTTGGACAGTTCGCTGCAGCGATCCGAGCGGATCGAGTTAGCGATGGCGGACTGCAGCGATGTGGTCGCCGATTCGTGGAATTCGGTCGATGTTGGTGCGTTGCCGACAACCGATTTTGTCGAATCGGGAGATCGTATCATGGACGTTTTTCAGCGGACTCGCCAATCGTTGATGATCCTGGGGCATCCCGGCGCCGGCAAAACGACCGCCTTGTTGGAATTGACCGCAGGCCTAGTCGATTGGTGTGAAACGGAATCCGATCAGCCTGTGCCAGTGGTGTTGCACCTTTCCACTTGGAACTCCAAATTCGGTTCGCTGGTCGACTGGATCGAAGATGAAATGAGCCGCAAGTATCACGTCGCCAGCAAGCACGGTCGGCGATTCGTTGATACCGAACAACTGATCCTGATGCTGGATGGTCTGGACGAGACTGCCGAAAATCTGCGTGACGGATGCGTCGAGGCGATCAACGACTTTTTGGACCACC
Protein-coding regions in this window:
- a CDS encoding SGNH/GDSL hydrolase family protein, whose translation is MPDLESDAPTVKKPRPSLRRRLMLLAGVMFIVGVPVYIELTFRRPIGSGPAGPSVDAAEFDAPWTERSIKLVGIGDSITRGLGAKNTSHTFFQRLRTNPPDEYQDMVGKSLSSVLPNLSAENFAVSGSTSLDHADVIANQLPTHSGDTFGLVVMTTGGNDLIHSYGRRPPAEGAMYGATTEQAESWIKSFRTRLETMMVGITEKFPAGCEIFLADIYDPTDGVGDAPSIFLPPWPDGLDIHAKYNDVIREVADRHDHVHVVGLHQTFLGHGSHCRQFWRSNYDADDPHYWFYSNIEDPNDRGYDAIRRVFLNAIVQQRSRLTSMHQRVVD
- a CDS encoding glycosyltransferase family 2 protein: MNNAVERCPFRIDVRRHGQSESATCDFVRRLTGASAAACQVDQSACEICVRRSPLSAPESNPVIASLVLSACEIDFPTAETNQPAGLLKHWAAKAIENEGFDRVVPTTMTCDVILVCSQQDSNADIAATVHGILDQSDVQSWIHLVGPSATLDRLSDFDHHWRVKQHPAETSAAPWQQIDQLLPSLKCNYVAFADTLTGRYPRDLTALISRMQEHGGELLTETTEDECCVVVRRFSLLESGGLDRYHPRADLELIARFSAEDRVMDPGEKSTDRTSLGLRDSDGPQLATIHRNAVPQLQPRHRCDVVLPFRDSLDYVTESVVGLLRQTGAEITIHLVDDDSQGSTNDFFRSLSDYPNIRFYRNSRNLGPFATFNNIAANSDAEFIAVQDADDISLPERIAKSCRLLTLAQADMVGSATELFGDPTIVIGASNKTNTDSKGRTRYLRTSRYPRHDASGYFLENPTLVVRTEAFRRLGGYGDFGEGKRNRTGVDTDFQLRAHYGGASIIVSNEVLVRYRCHRESATQHSDSGFGSIANHESHAEVRRRLMRYRSTRFSPRSFGALGDASGITVPLSF
- a CDS encoding bifunctional serine/threonine-protein kinase/formylglycine-generating enzyme family protein, which translates into the protein MPAPDDASDPTDPSFVSGLSERPKMSVGSDAEEPTQVNATSADTEAPPDSDLDGDHLLRQHSQTRSIGPDGVANDGSSSFETNGLEKNFGPANRYTIIEELGAGGFARVYLAIDNSLERKVAIKVIHAHRSRREIDVIRFMAEARTLASLDHPNVVPIYDVSNTDGQLYVVTKYINGETLSERIKRSPLSITESIALIKSVTETLAGIHSAGVVHRDIKPANLLIDRDEQCFVNDFGLALREDRWEGYVGRVGTISYMSPEQARGESHLVDGRSDLYSLGVVMYEILTGRRPFVASEAQQVIDLICHADPKPLRQRNPNIPKELERMCLRLLSKRATERYLIAQDFANDLEHFIQHQSNTDSLSSVTPDRAEIRPGESSTSTFDAFVGIVPRGLRSFEFEDAAFFHKLLPGPYGRDGVPDSIQFWRRRIESTDPAESFRVGVIYGTSGSGKSSFVQAGLLPILVRSVTTVMIECSGDRTEQQLLRMLRIRCAEMPTDLDLVASLSWLRRDDSHTDRQKVLIILDQFEQWLHARGDEERAELMLALRQCDGNNLQCILLVRDDYWIGVSRLADQLEIDLVRRHNLAMVDLFDRRHARRVLAEYGCGYSRLPARLEDLTSSQKAFLDKAIDGLAEKEKIVPVQLATFAEIMKSRDWDLKTLTQMGGTEGVGIRFLEESLGESAAPGIRAHLGAAESILMALLPEAGTNIKGAMRSESDLRSVTGHSSESRNFDQVISILDGDLRLITPTDPLGDSIDDQSSKERYYQLTHDFLVPAVRRWLERRQQQTIQGRAAQRLSNQTDVWISRPEKRNLPNWWEWMSYLFLTSKSHRTANEQRMMAVSTRRHTIGSTAFCLAAAIAGLVGFEAYGNAKANALVEQLATADTTNAPEILNSLQDYQRYSTPALERIAEDSPVDTNEGLHARAALLRHHPDDQETLDELKDHIRSIDIQQLSFLRSELQQNPKLSEINEQLWQFLGDESQPDLQRLRSAMALATLDPPIGPKSRERWQPIQTFYIEQSIRHAIEQPRDYNAVVSALASASNVAVPELAKIYRQDKPSQTRQESLNMLQDLVADDCDALVDLFLDANTNQVESFLPLVDRYSATLLEPRMRAVIDTPIHPDSTPRSWQAASNRQSNAAAYLCRLGIIEPCLPLLRQSDHANTRSGIIHRAVKMGVSPAAILKLYDQQDDVHVQTALLQMLGTSAWSADHQGESLPKGNIDLPDADLINRCRKLARETFLSAADPEQHSTSRWLLTRLDDGQTARDWIKEQELRIAEQPKDESLRWSINPKGQTMIRIDNGDHPFEISMTEVTLEQFKLWRHPDHVNPTMAPDPNCPMIQARWFDAADYCRWLTTEAGMGEEDQCHPPTKEEQETVLLYDDYRSRKGYRLPTADEWETAYFGDAKTRFDYGHDYELANEYARVDDLNLQHAQVVAGQKPNRNGLFDMVGNVSEWCVGPTNDQKGFGLRGPEWDASLERVVRLLREGDSAPGIRYYSIGFRVARSIP